The Leptospira sp. WS39.C2 genome window below encodes:
- a CDS encoding MASE3 domain-containing protein, producing the protein MRNISSISEPKQIQFYSVLLFLCVVPLFCIGLFPETFYREYPIESFIVFHNITEIFSVIVSFSIFGLGYYSYPQSKNAQTFLLSIGFLIIGLIDIMHTLGYKGMPDFVTPNTGNKSTQFWIISRFITSLVFIIALYIKPNKKYTSMKEGLFVILALLFVGFVYQLVIYNSHIIPDTYVHGVGLTAFKKNAELVIMALLVIAILMYAFSKSLHSDKQKQFFLGAFIVCFFSELVFAVYTSVFDVFNVIGHIYKVAAFQMIYMAVFVSAINEPYEKLIHSNSLLLEEIEENEKNSILIQKSLKEKENLIGEIFHRTKNSIELVRSLLMIQASSFPDDKNIQSIVEDTSIKIQTMSLVHDQLYQNKDLSEIQVSDYLLSLTELVKSTFPQLGNGIDIQLESNHGVLLLDTAVPLGLIYTELLSNSLKYAFPNSGHGKITIKFEINGDRSHFEYRDNGIGLPKEFDIHEQKKLGLNLSKIIAEKQMGGTLSIDGTQGFYLKFDFPNNLYKRRV; encoded by the coding sequence ATGCGAAATATCTCTTCTATCAGTGAACCAAAACAAATCCAGTTTTATAGTGTATTATTGTTTTTATGTGTAGTTCCACTTTTTTGTATTGGATTGTTTCCTGAAACTTTCTATCGAGAATATCCGATAGAATCCTTTATTGTATTCCATAATATTACTGAAATTTTCAGTGTGATTGTATCCTTTTCGATTTTTGGCCTTGGGTATTATTCCTATCCACAAAGTAAAAATGCACAAACATTTTTATTAAGTATAGGTTTTTTGATCATTGGTCTGATAGATATTATGCATACTTTGGGATATAAGGGTATGCCCGATTTTGTTACGCCAAATACAGGAAATAAATCTACGCAGTTTTGGATCATCTCAAGGTTTATCACTTCTTTAGTCTTTATCATTGCGCTCTATATAAAACCAAATAAAAAATATACTTCAATGAAAGAAGGTCTGTTTGTCATTTTAGCTTTGTTATTCGTTGGGTTTGTCTATCAATTGGTTATTTATAATTCACATATTATACCTGATACGTATGTACATGGAGTAGGTTTGACGGCATTCAAAAAGAATGCTGAACTGGTGATTATGGCATTGTTGGTGATTGCTATTTTGATGTATGCCTTTTCGAAATCACTCCATTCAGATAAACAAAAACAATTTTTTTTAGGTGCATTCATCGTATGTTTTTTTAGCGAATTGGTATTTGCAGTGTATACTAGTGTGTTTGATGTGTTTAATGTCATAGGTCATATTTATAAAGTTGCTGCTTTCCAGATGATTTATATGGCAGTTTTTGTATCTGCAATTAACGAACCTTACGAAAAGTTGATTCATTCGAATTCATTACTTTTAGAAGAGATTGAGGAAAATGAAAAAAATTCTATCCTGATCCAGAAGTCTTTAAAAGAAAAAGAGAATTTAATCGGCGAAATTTTCCATAGGACAAAAAATTCGATCGAGCTTGTGCGTTCATTGCTCATGATTCAAGCATCTAGTTTCCCCGATGATAAAAATATCCAATCGATTGTAGAAGATACTTCGATCAAAATTCAAACCATGTCGCTTGTACACGATCAATTATACCAAAACAAAGATTTAAGTGAAATCCAAGTTTCGGATTATCTTTTGTCTTTGACTGAACTTGTGAAATCAACTTTCCCACAATTAGGAAATGGCATCGATATACAATTAGAATCAAACCATGGTGTTTTACTATTAGATACAGCCGTTCCATTAGGGCTCATCTATACTGAGTTATTGTCAAACAGTCTGAAGTATGCGTTTCCAAATTCTGGTCATGGCAAGATCACTATCAAATTTGAAATCAACGGAGATCGTTCACATTTTGAATACAGAGACAATGGGATAGGATTGCCAAAGGAATTTGATATTCACGAACAAAAAAAGTTGGGTTTGAATTTATCGAAGATTATCGCAGAGAAACAAATGGGAGGGACCTTGAGTATTGATGGTACTCAAGGTTTTTATTTAAAGTTTGATTTTCCAAATAATTTATACAAAAGAAGGGTTTAA
- a CDS encoding 7TM diverse intracellular signaling domain-containing protein, whose protein sequence is MNLGALNKIGFLLFLLFLSTNCTSKIPERPIIQYSFEDLTWEQVLKGDTKWSKPEELKYNFGYWKRFVWVKFDVINPSEAQANFIFELESPWVDEVFLGWNEEGVLKTKLYKGTDSHEVREIPHRNPVYEFDLKAKETRTIYLRISNFGILSAPVRIWKSSSFFDRVERDYIANGIYFGIIFALLLYNILIFISVKEKAYVFYCLYLTTLMVNYSLLGGFFKQLIIPESIINVKPFLYFSVNASLVFVGLFSLTFLNLKNLNPRLDRMILLSVAFFGVLSSLSFFIPFHWMEISFIYTFPYIILLLVSSGIYSYWKGVKSSFFFVFAWITLFAGVIVDSLTKASILPSTTFGRYGVQIGTALEVILFSLALGRRLRFLLEENLSAQNQLSAIRKDLEIARRIQMRILPGKLPKFERLSAIVSYLPLYDVGGDFYDYFDSNSNELGIVIADVTGHGVSAALDSSTVKIAFRNAKEYMHSPKELMAAMNQFLCTSLNARFVSAAYFYFDFDKMKLCFSSAGNPPLILIRKHNIQSLECPGLLLGVKPEFVYEQKEFSLEKGDRILIFTDGLYENLKPNEEPYSILFPEIQPILMLDQNEFHQKLLERLSLLRIILKDDITLISLDIT, encoded by the coding sequence ATGAATTTGGGTGCATTAAACAAAATTGGTTTCCTACTTTTTTTACTATTTTTATCCACCAATTGTACATCAAAAATACCAGAAAGACCAATCATCCAATATAGTTTTGAAGATTTAACTTGGGAACAAGTTCTAAAGGGCGATACCAAGTGGTCTAAACCAGAAGAATTGAAATATAACTTCGGTTATTGGAAAAGATTTGTTTGGGTAAAATTTGATGTCATAAATCCATCTGAGGCACAAGCCAATTTTATTTTTGAACTAGAATCACCTTGGGTGGACGAAGTATTTTTAGGTTGGAACGAAGAAGGAGTTTTAAAAACCAAACTATACAAAGGGACTGACTCCCACGAAGTCAGAGAGATACCACATCGAAATCCTGTTTACGAATTTGATCTTAAAGCAAAAGAAACAAGAACAATATATCTAAGAATTTCTAACTTTGGCATTCTTTCCGCTCCCGTGCGAATTTGGAAAAGCAGTTCATTTTTTGACCGTGTCGAAAGAGATTATATAGCCAATGGAATTTATTTTGGAATAATTTTTGCTTTGTTGCTCTATAACATTTTGATTTTTATCAGCGTAAAAGAAAAGGCTTACGTATTTTACTGCTTATACTTAACGACATTGATGGTAAACTATTCATTATTAGGTGGATTTTTTAAACAATTAATCATTCCTGAGTCGATTATCAATGTAAAACCGTTTTTGTATTTTTCTGTCAATGCTTCGTTGGTATTTGTTGGTTTGTTTTCGTTAACATTTTTGAACTTAAAAAATTTGAATCCAAGATTGGATCGGATGATATTACTTAGCGTAGCTTTTTTCGGAGTCCTTTCCTCTTTATCCTTTTTTATTCCATTCCATTGGATGGAAATTTCATTTATCTATACATTTCCCTATATCATCCTTTTACTTGTTTCATCTGGAATTTATTCTTATTGGAAAGGTGTAAAATCCTCCTTCTTTTTTGTGTTTGCATGGATTACTTTGTTTGCTGGTGTCATTGTAGATTCTTTAACAAAAGCATCTATTTTACCATCTACAACTTTCGGTCGTTATGGTGTACAAATTGGTACAGCATTGGAAGTTATTTTGTTTTCTTTAGCCCTTGGTCGAAGGTTACGATTTTTATTAGAAGAAAATTTGTCAGCGCAAAACCAACTTTCTGCAATACGAAAAGATTTGGAAATAGCTCGCAGGATTCAAATGAGGATTCTTCCAGGGAAACTTCCCAAGTTTGAACGTTTATCTGCAATCGTATCCTACCTACCTTTATATGATGTAGGCGGAGATTTTTATGATTATTTTGATTCTAACTCGAACGAATTGGGTATTGTCATCGCAGATGTGACAGGGCATGGAGTGAGTGCAGCACTCGATTCTTCAACCGTTAAAATTGCTTTTCGAAATGCGAAAGAATATATGCATTCTCCAAAAGAATTGATGGCTGCAATGAATCAGTTTTTATGCACCAGTTTGAATGCTAGGTTTGTCAGTGCCGCATACTTCTATTTTGATTTTGATAAAATGAAATTGTGTTTCAGTTCTGCAGGGAATCCACCACTCATCCTAATCAGAAAACATAACATCCAATCATTGGAATGCCCGGGTTTGTTACTTGGTGTGAAACCTGAATTTGTATATGAACAAAAAGAATTCAGTTTAGAAAAAGGGGATCGTATTTTGATTTTTACAGATGGATTGTATGAAAATCTAAAACCGAATGAAGAACCTTATTCGATTTTATTCCCTGAAATCCAGCCGATCTTAATGTTGGACCAAAATGAGTTCCACCAAAAGTTATTAGAACGACTATCGCTTCTTAGAATCATTTTAAAAGACGATATTACCCTCATTTCTCTCGACATCACCTAA
- a CDS encoding YegP family protein has translation MSAKFEIYKDKAGEFRFRLKAANGEIIASSEGYSSKQACENGINSVKNNAASAETVDQT, from the coding sequence ATGTCAGCAAAATTTGAAATTTACAAAGACAAAGCAGGTGAATTCCGTTTTCGATTAAAAGCCGCCAACGGTGAGATCATCGCTTCTAGTGAAGGTTATTCTTCAAAACAAGCCTGTGAAAACGGCATCAATTCGGTAAAAAACAATGCCGCATCAGCTGAGACCGTCGATCAAACGTAA
- a CDS encoding pyrimidine/purine nucleoside phosphorylase, with protein sequence MSSFTSVTVLKPANIYFDGKVTSRTVLFANGEKKTLGIMMPGEYEFGTDVKEIMEIQSGKLSVLLPGSETWLQINGQATFEVPAGSKFKLKIETVTDYCCSYV encoded by the coding sequence ATGAGTTCATTTACTTCCGTAACAGTACTAAAACCTGCAAACATTTACTTTGATGGTAAGGTGACAAGCCGTACCGTCCTTTTCGCAAATGGTGAGAAAAAAACACTCGGTATCATGATGCCTGGTGAGTATGAATTTGGAACTGATGTGAAAGAAATTATGGAAATCCAATCTGGGAAATTATCTGTATTATTGCCTGGATCCGAAACATGGTTACAAATTAACGGTCAGGCTACATTTGAAGTCCCTGCCGGATCCAAGTTTAAATTAAAAATTGAAACAGTAACAGACTATTGTTGCTCTTACGTTTGA
- a CDS encoding TetR/AcrR family transcriptional regulator, which produces MPVPQKIPNKSENKKQQARERSIERILASAIVLFSKHGFSQTTMEMIANHAKISKGLAYNYFKSKNQIFEQIIDSHLAKQERFYNHIPPNLSAKEYVREFFLRSIQFAREERKTMILISVCLFQPSAVSLSKKMIENVERRFAPFKETMRERFKIYGIKDPDKEMIFIKTFLHGVIMSQHFNDTTICTPTIIEMVLERYDAK; this is translated from the coding sequence ATGCCAGTGCCACAAAAGATACCCAATAAATCCGAAAACAAAAAACAACAGGCGAGGGAGAGGTCCATTGAAAGGATATTGGCTTCCGCAATTGTTCTTTTTTCAAAACACGGATTTTCTCAAACCACAATGGAAATGATTGCCAACCATGCAAAAATCTCCAAAGGGTTAGCTTACAATTATTTCAAAAGTAAAAACCAAATATTTGAACAAATCATTGATTCCCATTTAGCAAAACAGGAACGTTTTTATAATCATATCCCACCTAACTTATCTGCAAAGGAATATGTTCGAGAATTTTTCTTGCGTTCCATTCAATTTGCAAGGGAAGAAAGAAAAACGATGATTTTGATCTCGGTTTGCCTCTTCCAACCTAGTGCTGTTTCCCTTTCCAAAAAAATGATCGAAAACGTAGAAAGACGTTTTGCACCATTCAAAGAAACAATGCGCGAACGATTCAAAATTTACGGAATCAAAGACCCTGATAAAGAGATGATATTCATCAAAACGTTCTTACATGGTGTGATCATGAGCCAACATTTTAATGATACAACAATCTGTACTCCAACCATAATCGAAATGGTTTTAGAACGTTATGATGCCAAATAA
- a CDS encoding PaaI family thioesterase gives MQTLSTQETELILKEMTENFNHGGRKITVPPPIFLAMKAEIISYTKGKSITVSFPVSLDQTNPMGMMQGGVIAAAFDNAFGPLSYLVAKRPTTTIDMNIQYIRGVAVDQKVIVKATIEAKGFSTIHMVGEMRTEKDKLLATATTNLLILKIPGGVGESV, from the coding sequence ATGCAAACACTCAGCACCCAAGAAACAGAATTAATTCTGAAAGAAATGACTGAAAATTTTAATCATGGTGGTAGAAAAATCACAGTACCTCCTCCCATTTTTCTCGCTATGAAAGCAGAAATTATTTCATACACAAAAGGGAAAAGTATAACTGTTTCGTTTCCAGTTTCATTAGACCAAACAAATCCTATGGGAATGATGCAGGGAGGAGTTATTGCGGCAGCATTTGACAATGCATTTGGACCACTTAGTTACCTTGTGGCAAAACGACCCACTACAACCATTGATATGAACATCCAATACATTCGGGGAGTTGCAGTTGATCAGAAGGTAATTGTCAAAGCAACGATCGAAGCAAAAGGGTTTTCAACGATTCATATGGTTGGTGAAATGAGGACAGAAAAGGATAAATTATTGGCAACTGCCACAACCAATTTATTGATTTTGAAAATTCCTGGTGGGGTAGGGGAATCAGTATAG